In a genomic window of Streptomyces roseoviridis:
- a CDS encoding sodium-translocating pyrophosphatase translates to MAGLAAAVLTQENRVIVVVVAAVALAALVVAQLLVRQVLAAGEGTEAMKKIAAAVQEGANAYLARQLRTLGVFAVVVFFLLFLLPADTWSQRAGRSLFFLVGALFSAVTGYIGMRLAVRANVRVAAAAREATPAEGEPEKDLASVSHRAMKIAFRTGGVVGMFTVGLGLLGASCVVLVYAADAPKVLEGFGLGAALIAMFMRVGGGIFTKAADVGADLVGKVEQGIPEDDPRNAATIADNVGDNVGDCAGMAADLFESYAVTLVAALILGKAAFGDLGLAFPLIVPAIGVVTAMIGIFAVAPRRADRSGMTAINRGFFLSAVISLALVAIAVFAYLPSSYADLKGVTEPAISAHSGDPRVLALVAVAIGIVLAALIQQLTGYFTETSRRPVRDIGKSSLTGPATVVLAGVSIGLESAVYTAFLIGLAVYGAFLLGGVSITLALFAVALAGTGLLTTVGVIVAMDTFGPVSDNAQGIAEMSGDVQGAGAQVLTDLDAVGNTTKAITKGIAIATAVLAAAALFGSYRDAIATSVAEVGAKAGEMNLSMNISQPNNLFGMILGAAVVFLFSGLAINAVSRSAGAVVFEVRRQFREHPGIMDYSEKPEYGRVVDICTKDALRELATPGLLAVLAPIAVGFTLGVGALGAYLAGAIGTGALMAVFLANSGGAWDNAKKLVEDGHHGGKGSDAHAATVIGDTVGDPFKDTAGPAINPLLKVMNLVALLIAPAVVQFSYGDDASPWLRALIAVLAIAVIVAAVRVSKRRSVAVGADSADRDDSSKGAAVTP, encoded by the coding sequence ATGGCGGGTCTCGCAGCCGCGGTGCTCACTCAGGAGAACCGTGTGATCGTGGTCGTCGTCGCGGCGGTCGCGCTCGCGGCGCTGGTCGTGGCGCAACTTCTGGTCCGCCAGGTCCTCGCGGCCGGCGAAGGCACGGAAGCCATGAAGAAGATCGCGGCGGCCGTGCAGGAGGGTGCGAACGCCTATCTCGCCCGGCAGCTGCGCACCCTCGGCGTCTTCGCCGTCGTCGTCTTCTTCCTCCTCTTCCTGCTGCCCGCGGACACCTGGTCGCAGCGCGCGGGCCGGTCCCTGTTCTTCCTGGTCGGCGCACTGTTCTCGGCGGTCACCGGATACATCGGCATGCGGCTCGCCGTCCGTGCGAACGTACGGGTCGCCGCGGCGGCCAGGGAGGCCACACCGGCCGAGGGAGAACCGGAGAAGGACCTGGCCTCGGTGTCCCACCGGGCCATGAAGATCGCCTTCCGCACCGGGGGCGTGGTCGGCATGTTCACCGTCGGTCTCGGACTGCTGGGCGCCTCCTGCGTCGTGCTCGTCTACGCCGCCGACGCGCCCAAGGTCCTGGAGGGATTCGGCCTCGGCGCCGCACTCATCGCGATGTTCATGAGGGTCGGCGGCGGAATCTTCACCAAGGCCGCCGACGTCGGCGCCGACCTCGTCGGCAAGGTCGAGCAGGGAATCCCCGAGGACGACCCGCGCAACGCCGCCACCATCGCCGACAACGTGGGGGACAACGTCGGCGACTGCGCGGGCATGGCCGCGGACCTCTTCGAGTCGTACGCCGTCACCCTCGTCGCCGCGCTGATCCTCGGCAAGGCCGCCTTCGGCGACCTCGGCCTCGCCTTCCCCCTGATCGTGCCGGCGATCGGCGTGGTCACCGCGATGATCGGCATCTTCGCGGTCGCCCCGCGGCGCGCCGACCGCAGCGGGATGACCGCCATCAACCGGGGCTTCTTCCTCTCCGCCGTGATCTCGCTCGCCCTCGTGGCCATCGCCGTCTTCGCCTACCTCCCGTCCTCCTACGCCGACCTCAAGGGCGTCACCGAGCCCGCCATTTCCGCCCACAGCGGGGATCCCCGGGTGCTCGCCCTGGTCGCGGTCGCCATCGGCATCGTGCTCGCCGCCCTCATCCAGCAGCTCACCGGCTACTTCACGGAGACCAGCCGGCGCCCGGTCCGCGACATCGGCAAGTCCTCGCTGACCGGCCCCGCCACCGTCGTCCTCGCCGGGGTCTCCATCGGCCTGGAGTCGGCCGTCTACACGGCCTTCCTGATCGGTCTGGCCGTCTACGGGGCGTTCCTGCTCGGCGGCGTCTCCATCACGCTGGCGCTGTTCGCGGTCGCCCTCGCCGGCACCGGGCTGCTCACCACGGTCGGCGTGATCGTCGCCATGGACACCTTCGGCCCGGTCTCCGACAACGCCCAGGGCATCGCCGAGATGTCCGGGGACGTGCAGGGCGCCGGAGCGCAGGTCCTCACGGACCTCGACGCCGTGGGGAACACCACCAAGGCGATCACCAAGGGCATCGCGATCGCCACGGCCGTCCTCGCCGCGGCCGCGCTCTTCGGCTCCTACCGGGACGCCATCGCGACGTCCGTCGCCGAAGTGGGGGCGAAGGCCGGCGAGATGAACCTCTCCATGAACATCTCCCAGCCCAACAACCTCTTCGGGATGATCCTCGGCGCCGCCGTCGTCTTCCTCTTCTCCGGCCTTGCCATCAACGCCGTGTCCCGGTCGGCCGGCGCGGTCGTCTTCGAGGTGCGCCGGCAGTTCCGCGAGCATCCCGGGATCATGGACTACAGCGAGAAGCCCGAGTACGGCCGGGTCGTCGACATCTGCACCAAGGACGCGCTGCGCGAGCTCGCCACGCCCGGCCTGCTCGCCGTGCTGGCGCCCATCGCGGTCGGCTTCACCCTCGGCGTCGGGGCGCTCGGCGCGTACCTCGCCGGAGCGATCGGCACGGGTGCCCTGATGGCCGTCTTCCTCGCCAACTCCGGTGGGGCCTGGGACAACGCCAAGAAGCTGGTCGAGGACGGTCATCACGGCGGCAAGGGCAGTGACGCGCATGCCGCGACGGTCATCGGCGACACCGTCGGCGACCCCTTCAAGGACACCGCGGGCCCGGCGATCAACCCGCTTCTGAAGGTGATGAACCTGGTCGCGCTGCTGATCGCGCCCGCCGTGGTGCAGTTCAGCTACGGCGACGACGCCAGTCCCTGGCTGCGGGCGCTGATCGCCGTCCTGGCGATCGCCGTCATCGTGGCCGCCGTACGCGTCTCCAAGCGGCGGTCGGTGGCGGTCGGGGCGGACTCGGCCGACCGGGACGACTCCTCGAAGGGCGCGGCGGTCACTCCGTAG
- a CDS encoding small secreted protein gives MNKKLAAALSGGAVLVLVLSGCGDDEGDKVNDWAKTFCDQAQPQIQKRANANQLIISTAADSKPATIQAADSKAFQDIADADRALAKAVESAGAPPVDNGEKVQQDAIKELNATAVAYDGLKKQVDALDTSNQQKFADGLKVVSDNLAKIQNMDQDAVAKLQAGELGQAMAKQPGCQTPKASTPPASPKAGGPASTPATNPSGKPSASAKSEE, from the coding sequence GTGAACAAGAAGCTTGCGGCCGCACTGTCCGGCGGCGCGGTACTGGTGCTCGTGCTGTCCGGTTGCGGCGACGACGAGGGCGACAAGGTCAACGACTGGGCCAAGACGTTCTGCGATCAGGCGCAGCCGCAGATCCAGAAGCGGGCCAACGCCAACCAACTGATCATCTCCACGGCGGCGGACAGCAAGCCCGCCACGATCCAGGCGGCCGACTCGAAGGCGTTCCAGGACATCGCCGACGCCGACCGGGCCCTCGCCAAGGCCGTCGAGAGCGCCGGGGCGCCGCCCGTCGACAACGGCGAGAAGGTCCAGCAGGACGCCATCAAGGAGCTCAACGCCACGGCGGTCGCGTACGACGGACTGAAGAAGCAGGTCGACGCGCTCGACACGTCGAACCAGCAGAAGTTTGCCGACGGGCTCAAGGTCGTCTCGGACAACCTCGCGAAGATCCAGAACATGGACCAGGACGCCGTCGCCAAGCTCCAGGCGGGCGAGCTGGGCCAGGCCATGGCCAAGCAGCCGGGCTGCCAGACGCCCAAGGCGTCCACCCCGCCCGCGTCCCCGAAGGCGGGCGGCCCGGCGAGCACGCCGGCCACCAACCCGTCCGGGAAGCCCAGCGCCTCGGCGAAGAGCGAGGAGTAG
- a CDS encoding DUF7059 domain-containing protein, whose translation MGHVSTTSTTPSLPVPTHAARLREALLAADFTADGLLDLLGAQAYAALARSETVPALRATRGDSPLETLVRLFLLQQPVEQARAAAALPLEEALADGWLVREGETVSATVDVRPYGGPDGEDWFIVSDLGCAVGGAGGIGKKDEGVVLGVGGASTTLAGITVRAPVATALDLGTGSGIQALHAAQHATLVTATDLNPRALDFTRLTLALSGARGAELLRGSLFEPVDGDTYDLIVSNPPFVISPGTGLTYRDGGMSGDDLCRTLVQQAGDRLNDGGYAQFLANWQHVEGEDWQDRLRSWVPRGCDAWIVQREVQDVTQYTELWLRDSGEHRGDPEEYRRAYERWLDEFEAGKTRSIGFGWITLRKNAAVASGAIEPSIVLEEWPHPVEQPLGDTVRAHFERQDYLRTHDDAALLADRFVLAPEVVQEQVGLPGAEDPEHVLLRQNRGMRRATRVDHVAAGFAGVCDGSLSAGRILDAIGQLTGEDPVLLRDRTPQAIRLLVEEGFLLPVTGEETG comes from the coding sequence ATGGGGCACGTGAGTACGACCAGCACGACCCCCAGCCTTCCGGTGCCCACGCACGCCGCCCGACTGCGCGAGGCGCTGCTCGCCGCCGACTTCACCGCCGACGGCCTGCTCGACCTGCTCGGTGCGCAGGCCTATGCCGCCCTCGCCCGCAGCGAGACCGTGCCCGCGCTCCGGGCCACCCGCGGGGACTCCCCGCTGGAGACCCTCGTCCGCCTCTTCCTGCTCCAGCAGCCGGTCGAGCAGGCACGGGCCGCGGCCGCGCTGCCCCTGGAGGAGGCGCTCGCCGACGGCTGGCTCGTCCGCGAGGGCGAGACGGTGTCCGCCACGGTCGACGTGCGGCCGTACGGCGGACCGGACGGCGAGGACTGGTTCATCGTCTCCGACCTCGGCTGCGCCGTCGGCGGCGCCGGTGGCATCGGCAAGAAGGACGAAGGGGTCGTCCTCGGGGTCGGCGGGGCCTCCACCACCCTCGCCGGCATCACCGTCCGCGCCCCCGTCGCCACCGCCCTCGACCTCGGCACCGGCTCCGGCATCCAGGCCCTGCACGCCGCCCAGCACGCCACCCTGGTCACCGCCACCGACCTCAACCCGCGCGCCCTGGACTTCACCCGGCTCACCCTCGCCCTGTCCGGCGCCCGCGGCGCCGAGCTGCTGCGCGGCTCGCTCTTCGAGCCGGTCGACGGGGACACGTACGACCTGATCGTCTCCAACCCGCCGTTCGTGATCTCCCCCGGCACCGGGCTCACCTACCGGGACGGCGGCATGAGCGGCGACGACCTGTGCCGCACGCTCGTGCAGCAGGCCGGCGACCGGCTCAACGACGGCGGATACGCCCAGTTCCTCGCCAACTGGCAGCACGTCGAGGGCGAGGACTGGCAGGACCGGCTGCGCTCCTGGGTGCCGCGCGGCTGCGACGCCTGGATCGTGCAGCGCGAGGTCCAGGACGTCACCCAGTACACCGAGCTGTGGCTGCGCGACAGCGGTGAGCACCGCGGCGACCCGGAGGAGTACCGCCGGGCGTACGAGCGGTGGCTCGACGAGTTCGAGGCCGGGAAGACCAGGAGCATCGGCTTCGGCTGGATCACCCTGCGGAAGAACGCCGCCGTAGCCTCCGGCGCGATCGAGCCGTCGATCGTCCTGGAGGAGTGGCCGCACCCCGTCGAGCAGCCGCTCGGCGACACCGTACGGGCCCACTTCGAGCGCCAGGACTACCTGCGCACGCACGACGACGCCGCCCTGCTCGCCGACCGCTTCGTCCTCGCGCCCGAGGTCGTGCAGGAGCAGGTCGGCCTGCCCGGCGCCGAGGACCCGGAGCACGTGCTCCTCCGGCAGAACCGCGGGATGCGCCGAGCCACCCGCGTCGACCACGTCGCCGCCGGGTTCGCGGGCGTTTGCGACGGCTCTCTGAGCGCCGGGCGGATCCTCGACGCCATCGGCCAGCTCACCGGAGAGGACCCGGTCCTGCTGCGGGACCGCACCCCGCAGGCCATTCGGCTCCTGGTCGAAGAGGGCTTCCTGCTGCCGGTCACCGGAGAGGAGACCGGTTGA
- a CDS encoding helix-turn-helix domain-containing protein codes for MIRIELDEGALGATRIAMSPLRDAFCALHLALPSRNPSWPYQEWVGPAREVWREDDRLRPLRDLLAHRPGVSDVLLPRPVGTADVYEELDLLRATDPALVRARIADCYAGLEDAPFLRPYLTDPEAACAALADAYAAWWEGAIAPYWPVMRRLVEDEVLVRARTFATEGIDALFTGLEARVRWQRPVLELTKWVEAEYAAGERRLVLVPMVFAEGCRLYSTDDPEVLTVNFQARGAAALREGAERAASVAEDRLGLLLGRGRAAVLRELGGPLTTQGLADRLGLAPSTVSEHLSLLAGAGVVTRHRVGRSVYYQLTDTGRSLLALLAGEGVLGAIA; via the coding sequence GTGATACGGATCGAGCTCGACGAAGGGGCGCTCGGCGCCACCCGGATCGCGATGAGCCCCCTGCGGGACGCCTTCTGCGCCCTCCACCTGGCCCTGCCCTCCCGCAACCCGTCCTGGCCGTACCAGGAATGGGTGGGGCCGGCGCGCGAGGTGTGGCGCGAGGACGACCGGCTCCGGCCGCTGCGCGATCTGCTCGCCCACCGGCCCGGGGTGTCCGACGTGCTGCTGCCCCGGCCCGTTGGCACCGCCGACGTGTACGAGGAGCTCGACCTGCTGCGCGCCACCGACCCCGCGCTGGTGCGCGCGCGGATCGCCGACTGCTACGCCGGGCTGGAGGACGCCCCCTTCCTGCGCCCGTATCTGACGGACCCGGAGGCGGCGTGCGCGGCGCTCGCCGACGCGTACGCGGCGTGGTGGGAGGGCGCCATCGCGCCGTACTGGCCGGTCATGCGCCGGCTCGTGGAGGACGAAGTCCTCGTCCGGGCCCGTACGTTCGCCACCGAGGGCATCGACGCCCTGTTCACCGGCCTGGAGGCGCGGGTCCGCTGGCAGCGGCCTGTGCTCGAACTGACGAAGTGGGTCGAGGCGGAGTACGCGGCGGGTGAACGGCGGCTCGTCCTCGTCCCGATGGTCTTCGCCGAGGGCTGCCGGCTGTACTCGACAGACGACCCCGAGGTGCTGACCGTCAACTTCCAGGCGCGGGGCGCGGCCGCCCTGCGCGAAGGCGCGGAGCGGGCCGCATCCGTCGCCGAGGACCGGCTCGGACTGCTCCTGGGACGGGGCCGGGCCGCCGTGCTGAGGGAGCTGGGCGGACCGCTGACGACGCAGGGGCTCGCCGACCGGCTGGGCCTCGCGCCCAGCACCGTGTCCGAGCACCTGTCCCTGCTGGCCGGCGCGGGCGTCGTCACCCGCCACCGGGTGGGACGCTCGGTCTATTACCAGCTGACGGACACCGGGCGTTCGCTGCTCGCCCTCCTCGCCGGTGAAGGGGTGCTGGGCGCGATCGCGTGA
- a CDS encoding ABC transporter ATP-binding protein codes for MLAIEADALRRTYTHRTGWLRPRRTETEAVRAVTFDVAPGELFGLLGPNGAGKTTTIKMLNTLLLPTSGTARVFGHDVARDPVAVRKRIGYVFGGDRGLYDRLSALDNLRYFAELYGVEARAQRRRITELLDLVGLAGRERERVEGYSRGMRQRLHIARGLLHRPDVLFLDEPSVGVDPVAARDLRRTVADLAAAGTTVLLTTHYMAEADELCDRVAVVTGGRIRALGTPESLKSRVGERAVLEIEAYGVGEDRLERIRRIPGVRGAAVEERGTAQALTVQTDRGAELHAPVLAALDGVRVGRVVSREPSLEDAYIAIVEDAERAEADGAGPEESHADGPGPGESHADGPGPGESHADGPGPERRGPARPDSAWPGPAPRGPEHPGTQEVPA; via the coding sequence ATGCTTGCGATCGAGGCGGACGCGCTGCGCCGCACCTACACCCACAGAACCGGCTGGCTCCGGCCGCGCAGGACCGAGACCGAGGCCGTCCGCGCGGTCACCTTCGACGTGGCGCCCGGCGAGCTCTTCGGCCTGCTCGGGCCCAACGGCGCCGGGAAGACCACTACCATCAAGATGCTCAACACCCTGCTGCTGCCGACCTCCGGCACGGCGCGGGTGTTCGGGCACGACGTGGCCCGCGACCCGGTCGCCGTACGGAAGAGGATCGGGTACGTCTTCGGCGGCGACCGCGGTCTCTACGACCGGCTCAGCGCTCTCGACAACCTGCGGTACTTCGCCGAGCTGTACGGCGTCGAGGCCCGCGCCCAGAGGCGGAGGATCACCGAACTGCTCGACCTGGTCGGCCTGGCGGGTCGCGAGCGGGAGCGGGTCGAGGGCTACTCGCGCGGCATGCGGCAGCGGCTGCACATCGCCCGCGGGCTGCTGCACCGCCCCGATGTCCTCTTCCTCGACGAGCCGTCCGTCGGCGTCGACCCGGTCGCCGCCCGCGACCTGCGCCGTACGGTCGCAGATCTCGCCGCCGCCGGTACCACCGTGCTGCTCACCACCCACTACATGGCCGAGGCGGACGAGCTGTGCGACCGCGTCGCCGTCGTCACGGGCGGCCGGATCCGTGCCCTGGGCACCCCCGAGAGCCTCAAGTCCAGGGTCGGGGAACGGGCGGTGCTGGAGATCGAGGCGTACGGCGTGGGCGAGGACCGGCTCGAACGCATCCGGCGGATCCCCGGCGTCCGGGGCGCGGCCGTGGAGGAGCGCGGCACCGCACAGGCCCTGACCGTGCAGACCGACCGCGGTGCCGAGCTGCACGCCCCGGTCCTGGCGGCACTCGACGGCGTACGCGTCGGACGGGTCGTCAGCCGTGAACCGTCCCTGGAGGACGCCTACATCGCCATCGTGGAGGACGCGGAGCGGGCCGAAGCCGACGGCGCCGGCCCGGAGGAGTCCCACGCCGACGGACCCGGCCCGGGGGAGTCCCACGCCGACGGACCCGGCCCGGGGGAGTCCCACGCCGACGGACCCGGCCCGGAGCGGCGCGGCCCAGCGCGGCCCGACTCGGCGTGGCCCGGGCCGGCGCCGCGCGGACCGGAGCACCCGGGGACGCAGGAGGTGCCGGCGTGA
- a CDS encoding ABC transporter permease, producing the protein MIRVLRLVVVGVRTHVSYMSRSPIEITFAVLVPLVYATLAVHLFRAAGDPDRLLTASVGAGLMGIWGSVLFGSGGAVQNQRWLGTLETLVVAPTPLALVLLPVTLATAVIGTYAMGATVLWGVLLFGVPLDFAHPLLFLLAVPVCVLALGMTGLLLAATFVLLRNANALANPLDTPVWLLSGLLVPITVLPAWTHPLSWALPTTWGARAVHAATSGGPGAGEVLVPLLAAVALGSGYALAAVLVLGRVERRARAAATLALA; encoded by the coding sequence GTGATCCGTGTGCTGCGGCTGGTCGTCGTCGGGGTGCGCACCCACGTCTCGTACATGTCGCGCTCGCCGATCGAGATCACCTTCGCCGTCCTCGTCCCCCTCGTCTACGCGACGCTCGCCGTCCACCTGTTCCGCGCCGCCGGTGACCCGGACCGGCTGCTCACCGCGTCCGTGGGCGCCGGGCTCATGGGCATCTGGGGCTCGGTGCTCTTCGGCTCGGGCGGCGCCGTGCAGAACCAGCGCTGGCTCGGCACCCTGGAGACCCTGGTCGTCGCCCCGACCCCGCTCGCCCTGGTGCTGTTGCCGGTCACCCTGGCCACGGCCGTGATCGGCACGTACGCGATGGGCGCGACCGTGCTGTGGGGCGTGCTCCTCTTCGGGGTGCCCCTGGACTTCGCGCACCCGCTGCTCTTCCTCCTCGCGGTGCCGGTCTGCGTCCTTGCCCTCGGTATGACGGGCCTGCTGCTCGCCGCCACCTTCGTCCTGCTGCGCAACGCCAACGCCCTGGCCAACCCGCTGGACACACCCGTCTGGCTGCTCTCCGGACTCCTGGTCCCGATCACCGTGCTGCCCGCCTGGACGCACCCGCTGTCCTGGGCGCTTCCCACCACCTGGGGCGCGCGGGCCGTGCACGCCGCGACCTCCGGCGGACCCGGCGCGGGAGAGGTCCTGGTCCCGCTGCTCGCCGCCGTGGCGCTCGGGTCCGGTTACGCCCTCGCGGCGGTCCTCGTCCTCGGCCGGGTGGAGCGCCGGGCCCGCGCCGCCGCGACCCTCGCCCTCGCCTGA